A region of Toxorhynchites rutilus septentrionalis strain SRP chromosome 1, ASM2978413v1, whole genome shotgun sequence DNA encodes the following proteins:
- the LOC129776655 gene encoding neutral ceramidase, which translates to MIDIQRLSWICCVYVLLISVTMLTSSRAVAYRVGVGRADCTGPPVEITFMGYAQLSQRGYGIHLRQFSRAFIFDDGVKRAVFVSVDAGMMAHAVKRDVVAVLQRKYGDLYSVDNVVLSGSHTHSTAGGFLMYLLYDMTSLGFVAETFNSLVRGIAQSIIRAHNNMVEADVYLAEIDVLDASINRSPSAYDNNPAEERAQYTENVDKKLVQLRVVDKRNAVIGAINWFAVHPTSMNNTNRYVSSDNVGYASVLLEQDQNKGSLIGKGDFVGVFASSNLGDVSPNIMGPRCERTGLPCDLLTSSCPSGAGACFASGPGKDMYDSTKIIATRLYTAASQLLNQGGGRRLTGPVNFIHQYVDMPRAEASYRNPITRESQTVRGCLPAMGYSFAAGTTDGPGAFDFTQGTVTDNALWNIVRDFIAEPTADDIECQAPKPILLATGRATFPYDWQPKIVPTQILTIGNLAIAAVPGEFTTMSGRRVRSAISQASVSAGGPELQVVIAGLSNMYTSYVATPEEYEIQRYEGASTMFGPHTLTIYLQQYGKLMRAMVNNESLDAGPSPPHLDDKQISLTTGVIFDGHPIGREFGTVRVQPLNSYERGDTVFATFIAGNPRNNLMHDRTFFNVEQKQPDGSWTVVATDANWETKFKWERQSTILGLSDIEFAWEIGRDVVSGTYRIRHFGYYRFILGGVFPYTGSTRTFIVE; encoded by the exons ATGATAGATATTCAACGGTTGAGCTGGATATGTTGCGTGTACGTACTGTTAATTAGTGTGACAATGCTGACGTCAAGTCGGGCAGTGGCTTATCGGGTCGGGGTGGGACGCGCGGATTGCACCGGACCGCCCGTTGAAATTACCTTT atgggctACGCGCAGCTATCCCAGCGCGGTTACGGCATCCACCTGCGTCAGTTTTCCCGCGCCTTCATTTTCGACGATGGCGTCAAGCGGGCGGTCTTCGTTAGCGTCGATGCCGGAATGATGGCCCACGCTGTCAAGCGAGACGTTGTCGCAGTTCTGCAGCGGAAATATGGCGATCTCTACTCGGTAGATAACGTGGTCCTCAGTGGTTCCCACACCCACAGTACCGCGGGAGGTTTCCTCATGTATTTGTTGTACGACATGACCTCGCTCGGGTTTGTCGCGGAGACCTTCAATTCGTTGGTTCGAGGTATTGCGCAGAGTATTATAAGGGCCCACAACAATATGGTCGAGGCGGATGTTTACCTGGCGGAGATCGATGTGCTCGATGCGAGCATCAACCGGAGCCCCAGCGCATATGATAATAATCCGGCGGAGGAGCGGGCGCAGTATACGGAAAACGTGGACAAGAAATTGGTTCAGTTGAGAGTGGTCGACAAACGCAACGCTGTGATCGGTGCCATAAACTGGTTTGCGGTTCATCCGACTTCGATGAACAACACCAACCGGTACGTTTCGAGTGATAATGTAGGTTATGCGTCTGTCCTGCTGGAGCAGGACCAGAACAAGGGTAGTCTTATTGGGAAGGGCGATTTCGTGGGTGTGTTTGCGTCCAGCAATCTGGGAGATGTGTCGCCGAACATCATGGGACCGCGATGTGAGAGAACTGGACTTCCCTGTGATCTGCTGACATCTTCCTGCCCCTCGGGAGCAGGCGCTTGCTTCGCCTCCGGTCCCGGGAAGGACATGTATGATAGTACGAAGATCATCGCGACTCGGCTTTACACTGCTGCATCG CAACTCCTAAACCAAGGTGGTGGAAGGCGACTTACCGGACCGGTGAACTTTATCCATCAGTATGTCGACATGCCCAGGGCCGAAGCGTCCTACCGCAACCCTATAACTCGCGAATCACAAACGGTGCGTGGTTGTCTACCCGCTATGGGATACAGTTTCGCTGCCGGAACCACCGATGGACCGGGAGCGTTCGATTTCACCCAGGGAACGGTCACCGATAACGCTCTGTGGAACATTGTGCGTGACTTCATTGCCGAGCCCACGGCGGACGACATCGAATGTCAGGCGCCGAAGCCTATTCTGCTCGCCACTGGACGGGCAACCTTCCCGTACGATTGGCAGCCGAAGATTGTCCCAACACAGATTCTGACCATCGGGAACCTCGCCATCGCCGCCGTTCCAGGGGAATTCACCACGATGTCCGGCAGGCGGGTGCGCAGTGCTATTTCCCAGGCTTCGGTGTCCGCCGGTGGTCCCGAACTGCAAGTGGTCATCGCGGGCTTATCGAACATGTACACCAGCTACGTAGCCACTCCGGAGGAGTACGAGATCCAACGTTACGAGGGAGCTTCAACCATGTTCGGACCCCACACACTGACCATCTACCTTCAGCAGTACGGCAAACTTATGCGAGCGATGGTTAACAATGAGTCACTGGACGCTGGACCATCCCCACCGCATCTGGACGACAAGCAGATATCGCTCACGACGGGAGTCATATTCGATGGGCACCCGATTGGGCGAGAGTTTGGAACGGTACGTGTCCAACCGCTCAATAGCTATGAGCGCGGGGATACTGTCTTCGCGACATTCATCGCGGGAAACCCGCGCAACAATCTGATGCACGATCGAACATTTTTCAACGTCGAACAGAAGCAACCGGACGGAAGCTGGACGGTAGTGGCCACCGATGCCAACTGGGAGACGAA GTTCAAATGGGAGCGCCAGTCGACGATTCTTGGCTTGAGCGATATTGAATTCGCGTGGGAAATCGGACGAGATGTGGTGTCCGGCACGTACCGCATTCGGCATTTTGGTTACTACCGGTTCATTCTGGGTGGTGTATTCCCGTACACCGGATCGACCCGGACCTTTATCGTGGAGTAA